Proteins from a genomic interval of Phalacrocorax aristotelis chromosome 3, bGulAri2.1, whole genome shotgun sequence:
- the ZNF512 gene encoding zinc finger protein 512 isoform X2, which yields MRGCGGDTGTVRGSGGSDTRPGHHRQHKVKRPLGNKKSKQLEEVETTVLGLNSNYVETVSNISSASPKSPVNGSAESRSKRTIRRPAYWLEMRGIKNSINKSSEKKEVLLKGKRKSEQGEHEDLIDSPKKKQKISGKKQQAGTQQNSKMKGHCVKREPETGTGSVEEQWSLEIQDKGRVTCPTCRAVVRKTVEGLKKHMVNCRQEMFTCHHCGKQLKSLGGMKYHVMADHNNQPVVNEGGELDEQLERDRLRKVLKRMRKLKCTREGCTGSFTSINGYLYHVKKCGKAASELEKMTVQCPHCGKAYKSKAGLVYHLRSKHALVTFLHEERRTESLKEIKREPNNTGRVQRRSAKVAIYYLHELAGEELAKEWPKRKVLQDLIPDDRKLKYTRPGLPTFSQDVLCKWKTEIKMYRRVHCPNQGCESVYGSVSGLKSHLGTCTLGDFVAGKYKCLLCEKEFISESGVKYHINSVHAEDWFDVNTTTTKSFEKLMKIRQREEQRKQRKKRSLTRGKKKRSGTLSAKKLPTAGVEKMRRSKRGHPQRVDNESASSEEGEPQVARRAEFLKTSHKRGRK from the exons ATGCGGGGCTGCGGCGGCGACACCGGCACCGTGCGGGGTAGCGGCGGCTCG GACACCAGGCCTGGACATCACAGACAACATAAGGTCAAGAGGCCTCTGGGAAACAAAAA GTCTAAGCAACTTGAGGAGGTGGAAACTACTGTCCTAGGACTGAACAGTAACTATGTTGAGACAGTCAGCAACATTTCTTCTGCCTCACCGAAGAGTCCAGTGAACGGAAGTGCAGAGTCCAGAAGCAAGCGGACCATTCGCAGGCCTGCTTACTGGTTGGAAATGAGAGGAATAAAAAACAGCATTAACaaatcctcagaaaaaaaag AAGTACTATTGAAAGGCAAGAGGAAATCTGAGCAAGGGGAACACGAAGATCTTATAGACTCTCCcaagaagaagcagaagatttCAG gaaaaaaacagcaagcTGGAACACAACAGAACTCCAAAATGAAAGGCCACTGTGTTAAGAGAGAACCAGAAACTGGCACAG GTAGTGTGGAAGAGCAATGGTCTTTGGAAATTCAGGACAAAGGCCGAGTTACGTGTCCAACATGCCGGGCTGTGGTGAGAAAGACTGTAGAAGGACTGAAGAAACATATGGTAAATTGCAGGCAG GAAATGTTCACATGTCATCACTGTGGGAAGCAGCTGAAGTCTTTAGGAGGGATGAAATACCATGTCATGGCAGACCATAACAATCAG CCAGTTGTGAACGAGGGAGGAGAATTGGATGAGCAGCTTGAGCGAGACCGCCTTCGGAAGGTTTTGAAGCGCATGAGAAAACTGAAGTGTACGAGGGAG GGCTGCACAGGCAGCTTCACTAGCATAAATGGATACCTATACCATGTTAAAAAATGTGGGAAGGCTGCTTCTGAGCTGGAGAAAATGACTGTGCAGTGCCCTCATTGTGGAAAAGCATACAAATCAAAGGCAGGACTTGTCTACCATCTCCGATCTAAGCATGCGCTG GTCACTTTCCTCCATGAGGAGAGAAGAACAGAGAgcctgaaggaaataaaacGGGAGCCAAATAACACAGGCAGAGTTCAGAGGAGATCTGCAAAGGTGGCAATCTACTATCTCCATGAGCTAGCTGGAGAAGAGCTGGCCAAGGAGTGGCCCAAGAGAAAAGTTCTGCAAGATTTGATTCCAGATGACCGGAAG CTGAAATATACTCGTCCTGGACTGCCCACATTTAGTCAAGATGTGCTGtgcaaatggaaaacagagataaaGATGTACCGAAGAGTCCATTGCCCAAATCAG GGTTGTGAATCTGTATATGGCAGTGTCTCAGGACTCAAATCTCACCTCGGCACATGTACCTTG GGAGACTTTGTGGCTGGTAAATACAAGTGTCTCCTGTGTGAGAAGGAGTTCATTTCAGAGAGTGGGGTCAAGTATCACATCAACTCTGTGCATGCTGAG GACTGGTTTGATGTGAACACAACTACCACCAAAAGCTTTGAGAAGCTAATGAAAATCCGCcaaagagaagagcagaggaagcAACGGAAGAAACGTTCTTTGACCCGGGGCAAAAAGAAGAGAAGTGGGACCCTGTCTGCCAAGAAGCTCCCCACTGCTGGCGTTGAAAAAATGAGGAGAAGTAAGAGAGGTCATCCACAGCGGGTGGACAATGAGAGCGCGAGTAGTGAGGAGGGGGAACCCCAAGTTGCACGGAGAGCTGAATTTCTAAAAACCAGTCACAAGCGAGGCCGGAAGTAA
- the ZNF512 gene encoding zinc finger protein 512 isoform X6 gives MRGCGGDTGTVRGSGGSDTRPGHHRQHKVKRPLGNKKSKQLEEVETTVLGLNSNYVETVSNISSASPKSPVNGSAESRSKRTIRRPAYWLEMRGIKNSINKSSEKKEVLLKGKRKSEQGEHEDLIDSPKKKQKISGKKQQAGTQQNSKMKGHCVKREPETGTGSVEEQWSLEIQDKGRVTCPTCRAVVRKTVEGLKKHMVNCRQEMFTCHHCGKQLKSLGGMKYHVMADHNNQPVVNEGGELDEQLERDRLRKVLKRMRKLKCTREGCTGSFTSINGYLYHVKKCGKAASELEKMTVQCPHCGKAYKSKAGLVYHLRSKHALVTFLHEERRTESLKEIKREPNNTGRVQRRSAKVAIYYLHELAGEELAKEWPKRKVLQDLIPDDRKLKYTRPGLPTFSQDVLCKWKTEIKMYRRVHCPNQGCESVYGSVSGLKSHLGTCTLDWFDVNTTTTKSFEKLMKIRQREEQRKQRKKRSLTRGKKKRSGTLSAKKLPTAGVEKMRRRGFTFTGSHPTGGLQPP, from the exons ATGCGGGGCTGCGGCGGCGACACCGGCACCGTGCGGGGTAGCGGCGGCTCG GACACCAGGCCTGGACATCACAGACAACATAAGGTCAAGAGGCCTCTGGGAAACAAAAA GTCTAAGCAACTTGAGGAGGTGGAAACTACTGTCCTAGGACTGAACAGTAACTATGTTGAGACAGTCAGCAACATTTCTTCTGCCTCACCGAAGAGTCCAGTGAACGGAAGTGCAGAGTCCAGAAGCAAGCGGACCATTCGCAGGCCTGCTTACTGGTTGGAAATGAGAGGAATAAAAAACAGCATTAACaaatcctcagaaaaaaaag AAGTACTATTGAAAGGCAAGAGGAAATCTGAGCAAGGGGAACACGAAGATCTTATAGACTCTCCcaagaagaagcagaagatttCAG gaaaaaaacagcaagcTGGAACACAACAGAACTCCAAAATGAAAGGCCACTGTGTTAAGAGAGAACCAGAAACTGGCACAG GTAGTGTGGAAGAGCAATGGTCTTTGGAAATTCAGGACAAAGGCCGAGTTACGTGTCCAACATGCCGGGCTGTGGTGAGAAAGACTGTAGAAGGACTGAAGAAACATATGGTAAATTGCAGGCAG GAAATGTTCACATGTCATCACTGTGGGAAGCAGCTGAAGTCTTTAGGAGGGATGAAATACCATGTCATGGCAGACCATAACAATCAG CCAGTTGTGAACGAGGGAGGAGAATTGGATGAGCAGCTTGAGCGAGACCGCCTTCGGAAGGTTTTGAAGCGCATGAGAAAACTGAAGTGTACGAGGGAG GGCTGCACAGGCAGCTTCACTAGCATAAATGGATACCTATACCATGTTAAAAAATGTGGGAAGGCTGCTTCTGAGCTGGAGAAAATGACTGTGCAGTGCCCTCATTGTGGAAAAGCATACAAATCAAAGGCAGGACTTGTCTACCATCTCCGATCTAAGCATGCGCTG GTCACTTTCCTCCATGAGGAGAGAAGAACAGAGAgcctgaaggaaataaaacGGGAGCCAAATAACACAGGCAGAGTTCAGAGGAGATCTGCAAAGGTGGCAATCTACTATCTCCATGAGCTAGCTGGAGAAGAGCTGGCCAAGGAGTGGCCCAAGAGAAAAGTTCTGCAAGATTTGATTCCAGATGACCGGAAG CTGAAATATACTCGTCCTGGACTGCCCACATTTAGTCAAGATGTGCTGtgcaaatggaaaacagagataaaGATGTACCGAAGAGTCCATTGCCCAAATCAG GGTTGTGAATCTGTATATGGCAGTGTCTCAGGACTCAAATCTCACCTCGGCACATGTACCTTG GACTGGTTTGATGTGAACACAACTACCACCAAAAGCTTTGAGAAGCTAATGAAAATCCGCcaaagagaagagcagaggaagcAACGGAAGAAACGTTCTTTGACCCGGGGCAAAAAGAAGAGAAGTGGGACCCTGTCTGCCAAGAAGCTCCCCACTGCTGGCGTTGAAAAAATGAGGAGAA GAGGCTTCACGTTCACAGGCTCTCATCctactgggggacttcaaccaccctga
- the ZNF512 gene encoding zinc finger protein 512 isoform X4: MRGCGGDTGTVRGSGGSDTRPGHHRQHKVKRPLGNKKSKQLEEVETTVLGLNSNYVETVSNISSASPKSPVNGSAESRSKRTIRRPAYWLEMRGIKNSINKSSEKKAEVLLKGKRKSEQGEHEDLIDSPKKKQKISGKKQQAGTQQNSKMKGHCVKREPETGTGSVEEQWSLEIQDKGRVTCPTCRAVVRKTVEGLKKHMVNCRQEMFTCHHCGKQLKSLGGMKYHVMADHNNQPVVNEGGELDEQLERDRLRKVLKRMRKLKCTREGCTGSFTSINGYLYHVKKCGKAASELEKMTVQCPHCGKAYKSKAGLVYHLRSKHALVTFLHEERRTESLKEIKREPNNTGRVQRRSAKVAIYYLHELAGEELAKEWPKRKVLQDLIPDDRKLKYTRPGLPTFSQDVLCKWKTEIKMYRRVHCPNQGCESVYGSVSGLKSHLGTCTLGDFVAGKYKCLLCEKEFISESGVKYHINSVHAEDWFDVNTTTTKSFEKLMKIRQREEQRKQRKKRSLTRGKKKRSGTLSAKKLPTAGVEKMRRRGFTFTGSHPTGGLQPP, encoded by the exons ATGCGGGGCTGCGGCGGCGACACCGGCACCGTGCGGGGTAGCGGCGGCTCG GACACCAGGCCTGGACATCACAGACAACATAAGGTCAAGAGGCCTCTGGGAAACAAAAA GTCTAAGCAACTTGAGGAGGTGGAAACTACTGTCCTAGGACTGAACAGTAACTATGTTGAGACAGTCAGCAACATTTCTTCTGCCTCACCGAAGAGTCCAGTGAACGGAAGTGCAGAGTCCAGAAGCAAGCGGACCATTCGCAGGCCTGCTTACTGGTTGGAAATGAGAGGAATAAAAAACAGCATTAACaaatcctcagaaaaaaaag CAGAAGTACTATTGAAAGGCAAGAGGAAATCTGAGCAAGGGGAACACGAAGATCTTATAGACTCTCCcaagaagaagcagaagatttCAG gaaaaaaacagcaagcTGGAACACAACAGAACTCCAAAATGAAAGGCCACTGTGTTAAGAGAGAACCAGAAACTGGCACAG GTAGTGTGGAAGAGCAATGGTCTTTGGAAATTCAGGACAAAGGCCGAGTTACGTGTCCAACATGCCGGGCTGTGGTGAGAAAGACTGTAGAAGGACTGAAGAAACATATGGTAAATTGCAGGCAG GAAATGTTCACATGTCATCACTGTGGGAAGCAGCTGAAGTCTTTAGGAGGGATGAAATACCATGTCATGGCAGACCATAACAATCAG CCAGTTGTGAACGAGGGAGGAGAATTGGATGAGCAGCTTGAGCGAGACCGCCTTCGGAAGGTTTTGAAGCGCATGAGAAAACTGAAGTGTACGAGGGAG GGCTGCACAGGCAGCTTCACTAGCATAAATGGATACCTATACCATGTTAAAAAATGTGGGAAGGCTGCTTCTGAGCTGGAGAAAATGACTGTGCAGTGCCCTCATTGTGGAAAAGCATACAAATCAAAGGCAGGACTTGTCTACCATCTCCGATCTAAGCATGCGCTG GTCACTTTCCTCCATGAGGAGAGAAGAACAGAGAgcctgaaggaaataaaacGGGAGCCAAATAACACAGGCAGAGTTCAGAGGAGATCTGCAAAGGTGGCAATCTACTATCTCCATGAGCTAGCTGGAGAAGAGCTGGCCAAGGAGTGGCCCAAGAGAAAAGTTCTGCAAGATTTGATTCCAGATGACCGGAAG CTGAAATATACTCGTCCTGGACTGCCCACATTTAGTCAAGATGTGCTGtgcaaatggaaaacagagataaaGATGTACCGAAGAGTCCATTGCCCAAATCAG GGTTGTGAATCTGTATATGGCAGTGTCTCAGGACTCAAATCTCACCTCGGCACATGTACCTTG GGAGACTTTGTGGCTGGTAAATACAAGTGTCTCCTGTGTGAGAAGGAGTTCATTTCAGAGAGTGGGGTCAAGTATCACATCAACTCTGTGCATGCTGAG GACTGGTTTGATGTGAACACAACTACCACCAAAAGCTTTGAGAAGCTAATGAAAATCCGCcaaagagaagagcagaggaagcAACGGAAGAAACGTTCTTTGACCCGGGGCAAAAAGAAGAGAAGTGGGACCCTGTCTGCCAAGAAGCTCCCCACTGCTGGCGTTGAAAAAATGAGGAGAA GAGGCTTCACGTTCACAGGCTCTCATCctactgggggacttcaaccaccctga
- the ZNF512 gene encoding zinc finger protein 512 isoform X1, producing the protein MRGCGGDTGTVRGSGGSDTRPGHHRQHKVKRPLGNKKSKQLEEVETTVLGLNSNYVETVSNISSASPKSPVNGSAESRSKRTIRRPAYWLEMRGIKNSINKSSEKKAEVLLKGKRKSEQGEHEDLIDSPKKKQKISGKKQQAGTQQNSKMKGHCVKREPETGTGSVEEQWSLEIQDKGRVTCPTCRAVVRKTVEGLKKHMVNCRQEMFTCHHCGKQLKSLGGMKYHVMADHNNQPVVNEGGELDEQLERDRLRKVLKRMRKLKCTREGCTGSFTSINGYLYHVKKCGKAASELEKMTVQCPHCGKAYKSKAGLVYHLRSKHALVTFLHEERRTESLKEIKREPNNTGRVQRRSAKVAIYYLHELAGEELAKEWPKRKVLQDLIPDDRKLKYTRPGLPTFSQDVLCKWKTEIKMYRRVHCPNQGCESVYGSVSGLKSHLGTCTLGDFVAGKYKCLLCEKEFISESGVKYHINSVHAEDWFDVNTTTTKSFEKLMKIRQREEQRKQRKKRSLTRGKKKRSGTLSAKKLPTAGVEKMRRSKRGHPQRVDNESASSEEGEPQVARRAEFLKTSHKRGRK; encoded by the exons ATGCGGGGCTGCGGCGGCGACACCGGCACCGTGCGGGGTAGCGGCGGCTCG GACACCAGGCCTGGACATCACAGACAACATAAGGTCAAGAGGCCTCTGGGAAACAAAAA GTCTAAGCAACTTGAGGAGGTGGAAACTACTGTCCTAGGACTGAACAGTAACTATGTTGAGACAGTCAGCAACATTTCTTCTGCCTCACCGAAGAGTCCAGTGAACGGAAGTGCAGAGTCCAGAAGCAAGCGGACCATTCGCAGGCCTGCTTACTGGTTGGAAATGAGAGGAATAAAAAACAGCATTAACaaatcctcagaaaaaaaag CAGAAGTACTATTGAAAGGCAAGAGGAAATCTGAGCAAGGGGAACACGAAGATCTTATAGACTCTCCcaagaagaagcagaagatttCAG gaaaaaaacagcaagcTGGAACACAACAGAACTCCAAAATGAAAGGCCACTGTGTTAAGAGAGAACCAGAAACTGGCACAG GTAGTGTGGAAGAGCAATGGTCTTTGGAAATTCAGGACAAAGGCCGAGTTACGTGTCCAACATGCCGGGCTGTGGTGAGAAAGACTGTAGAAGGACTGAAGAAACATATGGTAAATTGCAGGCAG GAAATGTTCACATGTCATCACTGTGGGAAGCAGCTGAAGTCTTTAGGAGGGATGAAATACCATGTCATGGCAGACCATAACAATCAG CCAGTTGTGAACGAGGGAGGAGAATTGGATGAGCAGCTTGAGCGAGACCGCCTTCGGAAGGTTTTGAAGCGCATGAGAAAACTGAAGTGTACGAGGGAG GGCTGCACAGGCAGCTTCACTAGCATAAATGGATACCTATACCATGTTAAAAAATGTGGGAAGGCTGCTTCTGAGCTGGAGAAAATGACTGTGCAGTGCCCTCATTGTGGAAAAGCATACAAATCAAAGGCAGGACTTGTCTACCATCTCCGATCTAAGCATGCGCTG GTCACTTTCCTCCATGAGGAGAGAAGAACAGAGAgcctgaaggaaataaaacGGGAGCCAAATAACACAGGCAGAGTTCAGAGGAGATCTGCAAAGGTGGCAATCTACTATCTCCATGAGCTAGCTGGAGAAGAGCTGGCCAAGGAGTGGCCCAAGAGAAAAGTTCTGCAAGATTTGATTCCAGATGACCGGAAG CTGAAATATACTCGTCCTGGACTGCCCACATTTAGTCAAGATGTGCTGtgcaaatggaaaacagagataaaGATGTACCGAAGAGTCCATTGCCCAAATCAG GGTTGTGAATCTGTATATGGCAGTGTCTCAGGACTCAAATCTCACCTCGGCACATGTACCTTG GGAGACTTTGTGGCTGGTAAATACAAGTGTCTCCTGTGTGAGAAGGAGTTCATTTCAGAGAGTGGGGTCAAGTATCACATCAACTCTGTGCATGCTGAG GACTGGTTTGATGTGAACACAACTACCACCAAAAGCTTTGAGAAGCTAATGAAAATCCGCcaaagagaagagcagaggaagcAACGGAAGAAACGTTCTTTGACCCGGGGCAAAAAGAAGAGAAGTGGGACCCTGTCTGCCAAGAAGCTCCCCACTGCTGGCGTTGAAAAAATGAGGAGAAGTAAGAGAGGTCATCCACAGCGGGTGGACAATGAGAGCGCGAGTAGTGAGGAGGGGGAACCCCAAGTTGCACGGAGAGCTGAATTTCTAAAAACCAGTCACAAGCGAGGCCGGAAGTAA
- the ZNF512 gene encoding zinc finger protein 512 isoform X5: MRGCGGDTGTVRGSGGSDTRPGHHRQHKVKRPLGNKKSKQLEEVETTVLGLNSNYVETVSNISSASPKSPVNGSAESRSKRTIRRPAYWLEMRGIKNSINKSSEKKAEVLLKGKRKSEQGEHEDLIDSPKKKQKISGKKQQAGTQQNSKMKGHCVKREPETGTGSVEEQWSLEIQDKGRVTCPTCRAVVRKTVEGLKKHMVNCRQEMFTCHHCGKQLKSLGGMKYHVMADHNNQPVVNEGGELDEQLERDRLRKVLKRMRKLKCTREGCTGSFTSINGYLYHVKKCGKAASELEKMTVQCPHCGKAYKSKAGLVYHLRSKHALVTFLHEERRTESLKEIKREPNNTGRVQRRSAKVAIYYLHELAGEELAKEWPKRKVLQDLIPDDRKLKYTRPGLPTFSQDVLCKWKTEIKMYRRVHCPNQGCESVYGSVSGLKSHLGTCTLDWFDVNTTTTKSFEKLMKIRQREEQRKQRKKRSLTRGKKKRSGTLSAKKLPTAGVEKMRRSKRGHPQRVDNESASSEEGEPQVARRAEFLKTSHKRGRK; the protein is encoded by the exons ATGCGGGGCTGCGGCGGCGACACCGGCACCGTGCGGGGTAGCGGCGGCTCG GACACCAGGCCTGGACATCACAGACAACATAAGGTCAAGAGGCCTCTGGGAAACAAAAA GTCTAAGCAACTTGAGGAGGTGGAAACTACTGTCCTAGGACTGAACAGTAACTATGTTGAGACAGTCAGCAACATTTCTTCTGCCTCACCGAAGAGTCCAGTGAACGGAAGTGCAGAGTCCAGAAGCAAGCGGACCATTCGCAGGCCTGCTTACTGGTTGGAAATGAGAGGAATAAAAAACAGCATTAACaaatcctcagaaaaaaaag CAGAAGTACTATTGAAAGGCAAGAGGAAATCTGAGCAAGGGGAACACGAAGATCTTATAGACTCTCCcaagaagaagcagaagatttCAG gaaaaaaacagcaagcTGGAACACAACAGAACTCCAAAATGAAAGGCCACTGTGTTAAGAGAGAACCAGAAACTGGCACAG GTAGTGTGGAAGAGCAATGGTCTTTGGAAATTCAGGACAAAGGCCGAGTTACGTGTCCAACATGCCGGGCTGTGGTGAGAAAGACTGTAGAAGGACTGAAGAAACATATGGTAAATTGCAGGCAG GAAATGTTCACATGTCATCACTGTGGGAAGCAGCTGAAGTCTTTAGGAGGGATGAAATACCATGTCATGGCAGACCATAACAATCAG CCAGTTGTGAACGAGGGAGGAGAATTGGATGAGCAGCTTGAGCGAGACCGCCTTCGGAAGGTTTTGAAGCGCATGAGAAAACTGAAGTGTACGAGGGAG GGCTGCACAGGCAGCTTCACTAGCATAAATGGATACCTATACCATGTTAAAAAATGTGGGAAGGCTGCTTCTGAGCTGGAGAAAATGACTGTGCAGTGCCCTCATTGTGGAAAAGCATACAAATCAAAGGCAGGACTTGTCTACCATCTCCGATCTAAGCATGCGCTG GTCACTTTCCTCCATGAGGAGAGAAGAACAGAGAgcctgaaggaaataaaacGGGAGCCAAATAACACAGGCAGAGTTCAGAGGAGATCTGCAAAGGTGGCAATCTACTATCTCCATGAGCTAGCTGGAGAAGAGCTGGCCAAGGAGTGGCCCAAGAGAAAAGTTCTGCAAGATTTGATTCCAGATGACCGGAAG CTGAAATATACTCGTCCTGGACTGCCCACATTTAGTCAAGATGTGCTGtgcaaatggaaaacagagataaaGATGTACCGAAGAGTCCATTGCCCAAATCAG GGTTGTGAATCTGTATATGGCAGTGTCTCAGGACTCAAATCTCACCTCGGCACATGTACCTTG GACTGGTTTGATGTGAACACAACTACCACCAAAAGCTTTGAGAAGCTAATGAAAATCCGCcaaagagaagagcagaggaagcAACGGAAGAAACGTTCTTTGACCCGGGGCAAAAAGAAGAGAAGTGGGACCCTGTCTGCCAAGAAGCTCCCCACTGCTGGCGTTGAAAAAATGAGGAGAAGTAAGAGAGGTCATCCACAGCGGGTGGACAATGAGAGCGCGAGTAGTGAGGAGGGGGAACCCCAAGTTGCACGGAGAGCTGAATTTCTAAAAACCAGTCACAAGCGAGGCCGGAAGTAA
- the ZNF512 gene encoding zinc finger protein 512 isoform X3 — MRGCGGDTGTVRGSGGSDTRPGHHRQHKVKRPLGNKKSKQLEEVETTVLGLNSNYVETVSNISSASPKSPVNGSAESRSKRTIRRPAYWLEMRGIKNSINKSSEKKAEVLLKGKRKSEQGEHEDLIDSPKKKQKISGKKQQAGTQQNSKMKGHCVKREPETGTGSVEEQWSLEIQDKGRVTCPTCRAVVRKTVEGLKKHMVNCRQEMFTCHHCGKQLKSLGGMKYHVMADHNNQPVVNEGGELDEQLERDRLRKVLKRMRKLKCTREGCTGSFTSINGYLYHVKKCGKAASELEKMTVQCPHCGKAYKSKAGLVYHLRSKHALVTFLHEERRTESLKEIKREPNNTGRVQRRSAKVAIYYLHELAGEELAKEWPKRKVLQDLIPDDRKLKYTRPGLPTFSQDVLCKWKTEIKMYRRVHCPNQGCESVYGSVSGLKSHLGTCTLGDFVAGKYKCLLCEKEFISESGVKYHINSVHAEDWFDVNTTTTKSFEKLMKIRQREEQRKQRKKRSLTRGKKKRSGTLSAKKLPTAGVEKMRRTLRCLQKWLEYYLLKGLLHLKWGCPESLQEYFTTSYC; from the exons ATGCGGGGCTGCGGCGGCGACACCGGCACCGTGCGGGGTAGCGGCGGCTCG GACACCAGGCCTGGACATCACAGACAACATAAGGTCAAGAGGCCTCTGGGAAACAAAAA GTCTAAGCAACTTGAGGAGGTGGAAACTACTGTCCTAGGACTGAACAGTAACTATGTTGAGACAGTCAGCAACATTTCTTCTGCCTCACCGAAGAGTCCAGTGAACGGAAGTGCAGAGTCCAGAAGCAAGCGGACCATTCGCAGGCCTGCTTACTGGTTGGAAATGAGAGGAATAAAAAACAGCATTAACaaatcctcagaaaaaaaag CAGAAGTACTATTGAAAGGCAAGAGGAAATCTGAGCAAGGGGAACACGAAGATCTTATAGACTCTCCcaagaagaagcagaagatttCAG gaaaaaaacagcaagcTGGAACACAACAGAACTCCAAAATGAAAGGCCACTGTGTTAAGAGAGAACCAGAAACTGGCACAG GTAGTGTGGAAGAGCAATGGTCTTTGGAAATTCAGGACAAAGGCCGAGTTACGTGTCCAACATGCCGGGCTGTGGTGAGAAAGACTGTAGAAGGACTGAAGAAACATATGGTAAATTGCAGGCAG GAAATGTTCACATGTCATCACTGTGGGAAGCAGCTGAAGTCTTTAGGAGGGATGAAATACCATGTCATGGCAGACCATAACAATCAG CCAGTTGTGAACGAGGGAGGAGAATTGGATGAGCAGCTTGAGCGAGACCGCCTTCGGAAGGTTTTGAAGCGCATGAGAAAACTGAAGTGTACGAGGGAG GGCTGCACAGGCAGCTTCACTAGCATAAATGGATACCTATACCATGTTAAAAAATGTGGGAAGGCTGCTTCTGAGCTGGAGAAAATGACTGTGCAGTGCCCTCATTGTGGAAAAGCATACAAATCAAAGGCAGGACTTGTCTACCATCTCCGATCTAAGCATGCGCTG GTCACTTTCCTCCATGAGGAGAGAAGAACAGAGAgcctgaaggaaataaaacGGGAGCCAAATAACACAGGCAGAGTTCAGAGGAGATCTGCAAAGGTGGCAATCTACTATCTCCATGAGCTAGCTGGAGAAGAGCTGGCCAAGGAGTGGCCCAAGAGAAAAGTTCTGCAAGATTTGATTCCAGATGACCGGAAG CTGAAATATACTCGTCCTGGACTGCCCACATTTAGTCAAGATGTGCTGtgcaaatggaaaacagagataaaGATGTACCGAAGAGTCCATTGCCCAAATCAG GGTTGTGAATCTGTATATGGCAGTGTCTCAGGACTCAAATCTCACCTCGGCACATGTACCTTG GGAGACTTTGTGGCTGGTAAATACAAGTGTCTCCTGTGTGAGAAGGAGTTCATTTCAGAGAGTGGGGTCAAGTATCACATCAACTCTGTGCATGCTGAG GACTGGTTTGATGTGAACACAACTACCACCAAAAGCTTTGAGAAGCTAATGAAAATCCGCcaaagagaagagcagaggaagcAACGGAAGAAACGTTCTTTGACCCGGGGCAAAAAGAAGAGAAGTGGGACCCTGTCTGCCAAGAAGCTCCCCACTGCTGGCGTTGAAAAAATGAGGAGAA CCCTCAGATGCCTTCAAAAATGGCTTGAATATTACCTGCTGAAAGGACTGCTGCATTTAAAATGGGGATGTCCTGAAAGCCTACAGGAATACTTCACAACTTCTTACTGCTGA